One Frankia alni ACN14a DNA window includes the following coding sequences:
- a CDS encoding bis-aminopropyl spermidine synthase family protein — protein sequence MTDTRTPPPPAGPPPTPDAPAGSVTVPGESLATLLHGYRVHARAPRGVVAALTERPRTLRALIQDSGLPRRSVEEILGCLGDDLRTGAGGTFVLRPAAVDRYRALIDYDELRAGTPLDSLAAAIGRNDALVTTMHELIASAPRPRAELDHVPATAATVVRRAVWLATHFDLRDAHLLCVGDHDLTSLAVVLLAAAAASAPGSARRGPAVTVVDIDEDLLEFLDRSARSRGVRLRCLYADLRFGLPPSVAGSADLAFTDPPYTPQGVSLFAARGAQGLADRERGRVLVAYGFSDRVPTLGWKVQRALLDQGLVFEAIWPAFHTYEGAEAVGARADMYVCQPTPATWKHLDRPAPARGPVPTAIYTRGRQSTESRPVPPAQPVLAAATAFLAAAPGRSVFVGERPELAAAAHAHLATVLERGLPTAAAGAGGPLSAVADLSDDPGPWLTRLLLAVNADRLAVIVTADHSVLGAGGSRSDALDPLRAKWVPTPEHDATADHHAATDHQGGGDHHGDGGDGAWGGARLVTFAAVDPADLDPGMRLARWLLDRPHGKIGNVWRDGLIRVVRTAEGRAPSQREALAAARRAVADPDLLAARLIDLPRHALASTLAAAVTSVEPPREGEAAAGG from the coding sequence GTGACCGACACCCGTACCCCGCCGCCCCCGGCCGGTCCGCCGCCCACCCCCGATGCGCCGGCGGGGTCCGTGACCGTGCCCGGGGAGTCGTTGGCGACGCTGCTGCACGGCTACCGGGTGCACGCACGGGCGCCCCGCGGCGTGGTGGCGGCGCTGACCGAGCGGCCGCGGACCCTGCGCGCCCTGATCCAGGACTCGGGGCTGCCGCGCCGCTCGGTCGAGGAGATCCTCGGCTGCCTCGGCGACGATCTGCGGACCGGGGCCGGTGGAACGTTCGTGCTGCGGCCCGCCGCCGTCGACCGCTACCGCGCCCTGATCGACTACGACGAGCTGCGCGCGGGCACCCCGCTCGACTCCCTCGCCGCGGCGATCGGCCGCAACGATGCGCTGGTCACGACCATGCACGAGCTCATCGCCTCGGCCCCGCGCCCCCGAGCCGAGCTGGACCACGTGCCGGCCACGGCGGCGACGGTGGTCCGCCGGGCCGTCTGGCTGGCGACCCACTTCGACCTGCGCGACGCCCATCTGCTGTGCGTGGGCGACCACGACCTGACGTCGCTGGCCGTCGTCCTGCTGGCCGCTGCCGCGGCCTCGGCCCCGGGCTCGGCGCGGCGCGGGCCCGCGGTCACGGTGGTGGACATCGACGAGGACCTGCTGGAGTTCCTCGACCGGTCGGCCCGGTCGCGGGGCGTGCGGCTGCGATGCCTGTACGCGGACCTGCGCTTCGGGCTGCCGCCGTCGGTGGCGGGCAGCGCCGATCTCGCCTTCACCGACCCGCCCTACACCCCGCAGGGCGTGTCGTTGTTCGCCGCCCGCGGCGCCCAGGGCCTCGCCGACCGGGAGCGCGGCCGGGTCCTCGTCGCCTACGGGTTCAGCGACCGGGTGCCCACCCTCGGCTGGAAGGTGCAGCGGGCCCTGCTCGACCAGGGGCTCGTCTTCGAGGCGATCTGGCCGGCCTTCCACACCTACGAGGGCGCGGAGGCGGTCGGCGCCCGCGCCGACATGTACGTCTGCCAGCCGACCCCGGCCACCTGGAAGCACCTCGACCGCCCGGCGCCGGCGCGCGGGCCGGTGCCGACGGCGATCTACACCCGCGGCCGGCAGTCCACCGAGAGCCGGCCGGTACCGCCGGCGCAGCCCGTCCTCGCCGCGGCCACCGCATTCCTCGCGGCGGCGCCGGGCCGGTCGGTCTTCGTCGGCGAGCGCCCGGAGCTGGCCGCGGCGGCCCACGCACACCTTGCGACGGTCCTCGAACGCGGGTTGCCGACGGCCGCCGCCGGAGCGGGCGGGCCGCTGTCCGCCGTCGCCGACCTGTCCGACGATCCGGGCCCGTGGCTGACGCGGCTGCTGCTGGCCGTCAACGCCGACCGGCTCGCCGTGATCGTGACCGCCGATCATTCCGTCCTGGGCGCCGGGGGCAGCCGGTCGGATGCCCTCGACCCGCTGCGGGCGAAGTGGGTTCCCACGCCCGAGCACGACGCCACCGCCGATCACCACGCCGCCACCGATCACCAAGGCGGCGGCGATCACCACGGCGACGGCGGGGACGGGGCCTGGGGTGGTGCCCGCCTGGTGACGTTCGCCGCGGTCGACCCCGCCGACCTGGATCCCGGCATGCGCCTCGCCCGCTGGCTGCTGGACCGGCCGCACGGCAAGATCGGCAACGTCTGGCGCGACGGCCTGATCCGCGTCGTCCGGACGGCCGAGGGCCGGGCGCCGTCCCAGCGGGAGGCCCTGGCGGCCGCGCGCCGGGCCGTCGCCGATCCCGATCTGCTCGCCGCCCGGCTGATCGACCTGCCGCGGCACGCACTTGCCTCGACGCTCGCCGCCGCGGTGACCAGCGTCGAGCCGCCCCGCGAGGGCGAGGCCGCCGCGGGTGGGTGA
- a CDS encoding response regulator transcription factor — protein sequence MATPAGHHRTGRMPDPPRQPDPGGARVLVVEDDDGLGTQLVRGLDRAGYTASRVRTGGAALTQIAGPTPPDLVLLDLGLPDMDGAQVCGRIRERTDIPVIVVTARGDEADRVEALDLGSDDYLVKPFGFAELLARMRAVRRRTAGRTGGGDADLLRHGPLTLDRRSRRITVDGRPVAVTAREYDLLAFLAADPGRVRTRQEIFTGVWGDWFGSPKVLDVHIGAIRRKLGKPELIETVYGVGFRLAGAQAARSHATATQATGTQATGTQSTGTQSTGTRGTGTRGVVGPADPARLPVQGGWRQELPG from the coding sequence ATGGCGACGCCCGCAGGCCACCACCGCACGGGACGGATGCCGGACCCGCCACGCCAGCCCGATCCCGGCGGCGCCCGGGTCCTGGTGGTCGAGGACGACGACGGGCTCGGGACGCAGCTCGTCCGCGGGCTGGACCGGGCCGGCTACACGGCGAGCCGGGTGCGCACCGGCGGCGCCGCCCTCACCCAGATCGCCGGTCCCACCCCGCCCGACCTGGTGCTGCTCGACCTGGGCCTGCCGGACATGGACGGCGCGCAGGTGTGCGGACGCATCCGCGAGCGCACCGACATCCCGGTGATCGTCGTGACGGCCCGGGGGGACGAGGCCGACCGGGTCGAGGCGCTCGACCTGGGCTCGGACGACTACCTGGTCAAGCCGTTCGGATTTGCCGAGCTGCTGGCCCGGATGCGGGCCGTGCGCCGGCGCACCGCCGGGCGGACCGGCGGTGGGGACGCCGACCTGCTCCGGCACGGCCCGCTCACGCTCGACCGGCGCAGCCGCCGGATCACCGTCGACGGCCGCCCCGTCGCCGTCACCGCCCGCGAGTACGACCTGCTGGCCTTCCTCGCCGCCGACCCGGGCCGGGTACGGACCCGGCAGGAGATCTTCACCGGGGTCTGGGGAGACTGGTTCGGCTCGCCGAAGGTCCTCGACGTGCACATCGGCGCTATCCGCCGCAAACTGGGCAAACCGGAACTGATCGAGACGGTGTACGGGGTCGGCTTCCGGCTGGCCGGCGCCCAGGCCGCCAGGTCCCACGCCACCGCGACGCAGGCCACCGGAACGCAGGCCACCGGAACGCAGAGCACCGGAACGCAGAGCACCGGCACGCGGGGCACCGGCACGCGGGGCGTGGTCGGGCCGGCCGATCCGGCCCGCCTGCCGGTGCAGGGTGGTTGGCGGCAGGAGCTGCCGGGCTGA
- a CDS encoding sensor histidine kinase: MSRRILAAQLLLTAALLVGLCVPMGLDATRHDRALFGLRLSASTDAYVAEVKWRRLSPDAAPLPVPRRDSADVPPDELRLYRPDDTPVADTGEDIPVTPQDLDRAHHHSITLEPSDANGHRMILVAPVSNANGLVGVLAVARSDYGLRASINQRWTKIAVGGLLVALAALAISILLARWVGRPLRRLGHAAGELGAGDLTIRARAVGGPPEVREVAATFDAMADRIQSLVDSQRHFLADVSHQIRTPLTAMRLRLELLEQDVDATVAAEVAGTLVEVHRLSRMVDGLLAVSRAEHAPTAARRVPLAPVTAQRCLIWRPVAAAADIALTWDVDDTHIVTSGPGHLEQILDNLLSNALEATPPGGRIRIESQPAPPTLTGPAIRLTVTDNGGGMSAEQRRAAFRRFGGAAGGRELGQAQQAESERDPDSERDPDSERDSAGERDPDTEQGSWADRGSGGGRGGPDGRVADPDRTPRRADRRGHGLGLAIVHALVTADGGTITLAPAATGGLCVVLDLPSASPQPGESAAAVPPQRAGAGHLRHPSELGLPEPEFGLLDIVDDAYRDREAGREA; encoded by the coding sequence ATGAGCCGGCGGATCCTCGCCGCCCAGCTCCTGCTGACCGCGGCGCTGCTCGTCGGGCTGTGCGTCCCGATGGGTCTGGACGCCACCCGGCACGACCGGGCCCTGTTCGGGCTGCGGTTGTCCGCGTCGACCGACGCCTACGTCGCCGAGGTGAAGTGGCGGCGGCTGTCACCGGACGCCGCGCCGCTGCCGGTGCCCCGCCGCGACAGCGCGGACGTGCCCCCCGACGAACTGCGCCTCTACCGGCCCGACGACACCCCCGTGGCCGACACCGGCGAGGACATCCCGGTCACGCCGCAGGACCTCGACCGTGCGCACCACCACAGCATCACGCTCGAACCGAGCGACGCCAACGGGCACCGCATGATCCTCGTGGCACCGGTGTCCAACGCGAACGGTCTGGTCGGGGTCCTCGCGGTCGCGCGCAGCGACTACGGCCTGCGGGCCTCGATCAATCAACGGTGGACGAAGATCGCCGTCGGTGGCCTGCTGGTCGCGCTGGCGGCCCTGGCGATCTCCATCCTGCTGGCCCGCTGGGTGGGCCGCCCGCTGCGCCGGCTCGGACACGCCGCCGGCGAGCTCGGCGCGGGCGACCTGACGATCCGGGCCCGGGCCGTCGGCGGCCCGCCCGAGGTCCGGGAGGTCGCGGCGACCTTCGACGCGATGGCCGACCGGATCCAGTCCCTCGTCGACAGCCAGCGGCACTTCCTCGCCGACGTGTCCCACCAGATCCGCACCCCGCTGACCGCGATGCGGCTGCGCCTGGAGCTGCTCGAACAGGACGTCGACGCCACCGTGGCCGCCGAGGTGGCCGGCACCCTGGTCGAGGTCCACCGGCTGTCCCGCATGGTCGACGGGCTGCTTGCCGTCTCCCGGGCCGAACACGCCCCGACCGCCGCCCGGCGGGTTCCCCTCGCGCCGGTGACCGCGCAGCGCTGCCTGATCTGGCGACCGGTGGCCGCCGCCGCGGACATTGCGCTGACCTGGGACGTCGACGACACGCACATCGTGACCAGCGGCCCCGGCCATCTCGAGCAGATCCTCGACAACCTGCTCAGCAACGCGCTCGAGGCCACCCCGCCCGGCGGCCGGATCCGGATCGAGTCGCAGCCGGCCCCGCCGACCCTGACCGGACCGGCGATCCGCCTCACCGTCACCGACAACGGCGGCGGCATGAGCGCCGAGCAGCGCAGGGCGGCCTTCCGCCGCTTCGGCGGCGCGGCCGGCGGGCGCGAGCTGGGACAGGCGCAACAAGCCGAAAGCGAACGGGATCCCGACAGCGAGCGGGATCCCGACAGCGAGCGGGACTCAGCCGGCGAGCGGGACCCCGACACCGAGCAGGGGTCCTGGGCCGATCGGGGATCCGGCGGCGGGCGAGGTGGCCCGGACGGGCGGGTCGCCGACCCGGACCGGACGCCGCGGCGCGCCGATCGGCGGGGCCACGGGCTCGGACTCGCGATCGTGCACGCCCTGGTGACCGCCGACGGTGGGACGATCACGCTGGCCCCCGCCGCGACCGGTGGCCTGTGCGTCGTGCTCGACCTGCCGTCGGCGAGCCCGCAGCCCGGCGAGAGCGCCGCGGCGGTTCCGCCGCAGCGGGCCGGAGCCGGCCACCTCCGGCATCCCTCGGAGCTCGGGCTCCCGGAACCGGAGTTCGGGCTCCTCGACATCGTCGACGATGCCTACCGGGACCGCGAGGCCGGGCGAGAAGCCTGA
- a CDS encoding O-methyltransferase has translation MPRSPAQRIREVTALGAETVRRQVVGGGGRGSKSTFLSGRIAAYLTEHSSPPDEVLDDLSAVTAALPEAEMQVPAEQGTLLTILTAAIAPRRAVEVGTFTGYSALCIARGLPTDGRLLCLDVSEEWTTIARKHWARAGVTDRIDLVLGPAADSLADLAEEPTFDLAFIDADKVSYQRYYDLLVPRMNPDGVIIVDNVLQYGEVVRPRSENPAVVAVREFNRLLAADSRVQVVMLPIADGLTIARKLPSPRGGD, from the coding sequence ATGCCAAGAAGCCCGGCGCAACGCATTCGGGAAGTCACGGCGCTCGGTGCCGAGACGGTTCGCCGCCAGGTCGTCGGGGGTGGCGGCCGAGGTTCCAAATCCACCTTTCTCAGCGGCAGAATCGCGGCATATCTGACCGAGCACAGCTCACCGCCCGACGAGGTCCTCGACGACCTGTCGGCGGTCACCGCCGCACTGCCCGAGGCGGAGATGCAGGTGCCCGCCGAACAGGGCACGCTGCTGACCATCCTGACCGCCGCGATCGCCCCGCGGCGGGCCGTCGAGGTCGGCACCTTCACCGGCTACTCGGCCCTGTGCATCGCCCGCGGCCTGCCGACCGACGGCCGCCTGCTCTGCCTCGACGTCAGCGAGGAATGGACCACGATCGCTCGCAAGCACTGGGCGCGGGCCGGCGTCACCGACCGGATAGACCTCGTCCTCGGGCCGGCCGCCGACAGCCTCGCGGACCTCGCCGAGGAACCCACCTTCGACCTGGCCTTCATCGACGCGGACAAGGTTTCCTACCAGCGCTACTACGACCTGCTTGTTCCCCGCATGAACCCCGACGGGGTCATTATCGTGGATAATGTTCTCCAATACGGTGAAGTCGTGCGCCCGCGCTCGGAGAATCCGGCGGTGGTCGCCGTCCGGGAGTTCAACCGGCTGCTCGCCGCCGATTCCCGGGTACAGGTCGTGATGCTGCCGATCGCCGACGGGCTGACCATCGCCCGCAAGCTGCCCTCCCCTCGCGGCGGCGACTGA
- a CDS encoding carboxymuconolactone decarboxylase family protein, whose amino-acid sequence MTQRVNVAEVAPEGYRAMLGLERYVRQNVDGTVLELVKLRASIINGCSFCVDMHSRDALAAGESSRRLFAVGAWREAPFFDERERAALALTDEATRLGPDGVTDETWALVTKSWSEKEAADLILAIVTINAWNRIAIPSRLSPPIDA is encoded by the coding sequence ATGACCCAGCGGGTGAACGTGGCGGAGGTCGCGCCGGAGGGGTATCGGGCGATGCTCGGCCTGGAGCGCTACGTCCGGCAGAACGTCGACGGCACGGTCCTCGAGCTGGTCAAGCTAAGGGCTTCGATCATCAACGGCTGCTCGTTCTGCGTGGACATGCACAGCCGGGACGCCCTCGCGGCCGGAGAGTCCTCGCGCCGGCTGTTCGCAGTCGGGGCCTGGCGGGAGGCGCCGTTCTTCGACGAGCGCGAACGCGCGGCGCTCGCGCTCACCGACGAGGCCACCCGGCTCGGCCCGGACGGCGTGACCGACGAGACCTGGGCACTGGTCACGAAGAGCTGGTCGGAGAAGGAGGCCGCGGACCTGATCCTCGCCATCGTGACGATCAACGCGTGGAACCGGATCGCGATCCCGAGCCGTCTGAGCCCACCCATCGACGCCTGA
- a CDS encoding SDR family NAD(P)-dependent oxidoreductase → MTQAIPEQSFELGLAGKAAVVTGAGAGIGQAIAVALARVGVSVGLVEIDPERAASTLEIIEKAGGTALTLPTDVMDTEALAGSITAAHGEFGRLDILVNNAGGVKANRFLKQSERSWRRHIDINLVSMIAATSTAAPLIAAGGAGGSILNITSIEGQRAAPLYAVYAACKAGMISFTRTMALELGEDQIRVNALAPDHTATAGMRGIFAGPVDPDNLPPLSPERRTEVERYVPLGREGHADEVGDAAVFLSSDRAKYITGVTLNIDGGAWASSGWGRAGDGWTLYPGDTSVTL, encoded by the coding sequence ATGACGCAGGCGATCCCGGAGCAGTCGTTCGAGCTGGGCCTGGCCGGGAAGGCCGCGGTGGTCACCGGCGCCGGGGCCGGCATCGGGCAGGCCATCGCGGTGGCGCTGGCCCGCGTCGGGGTGTCGGTGGGGCTGGTCGAAATCGATCCGGAGCGTGCCGCGAGCACGCTCGAGATCATCGAGAAGGCGGGCGGCACGGCGCTGACGCTGCCCACCGACGTGATGGACACCGAGGCACTGGCCGGCTCGATCACCGCCGCACACGGGGAGTTCGGTCGGCTCGACATCCTCGTCAACAACGCCGGCGGGGTGAAGGCGAACCGCTTCCTGAAGCAGAGCGAGCGCAGCTGGCGCCGGCACATCGACATCAATCTGGTCAGCATGATCGCGGCGACGTCGACCGCCGCGCCGCTGATCGCCGCGGGCGGTGCCGGCGGATCGATCCTCAACATCACCAGCATCGAGGGGCAGCGCGCGGCGCCGCTCTACGCCGTCTACGCCGCCTGCAAGGCCGGCATGATCTCCTTCACCCGGACGATGGCCCTCGAACTCGGCGAGGACCAGATCCGGGTCAACGCGCTGGCGCCCGACCACACCGCCACCGCCGGCATGCGCGGCATCTTCGCCGGCCCGGTCGACCCCGACAACCTGCCGCCGCTGTCGCCGGAGCGCCGGACCGAGGTGGAGCGCTACGTCCCGCTCGGCCGCGAGGGCCACGCCGACGAGGTCGGCGACGCGGCGGTGTTCCTCAGCTCCGACCGGGCGAAGTACATCACGGGCGTCACCCTCAACATCGACGGCGGCGCCTGGGCGTCCAGCGGCTGGGGTCGCGCGGGCGACGGCTGGACCCTCTACCCCGGAGACACCTCCGTCACCCTGTGA
- a CDS encoding alpha/beta fold hydrolase, translating to MSHVAQEPADEAVAVPGGSLWTLSRGSGPPMVLAHGGPGLSNNLEPVAGMVDDVARVHLYDQRGCGRSRASGPFDIATLVADLEALRTHWRHERWVVGGHSWGAALALFYALAHPDRTLGVIYLAGTAIRWGWKDGVQRERLSRLTAAERQELTALGARLESNGDERDRARFLRLMWSTDFASRAAATVLDSEPLYGYPRAEAVARAVQSDWKARLDAGIDDDLRRLTVPVLVVHGRRDPDPTGAREVADLAPRGRWVPLDNAGHSPWLERPAEMRQVLRAFLGSLS from the coding sequence GTGTCCCATGTCGCGCAGGAACCAGCGGACGAGGCGGTCGCAGTGCCGGGCGGGTCGCTGTGGACCCTGTCGCGGGGGTCGGGGCCGCCGATGGTTCTCGCGCATGGCGGGCCAGGGCTGTCCAACAACCTCGAACCCGTCGCGGGGATGGTCGACGATGTCGCGCGCGTACACCTCTACGACCAGCGAGGCTGTGGACGCTCTCGGGCGAGCGGGCCGTTTGACATCGCCACCCTCGTGGCCGATCTGGAGGCTCTGCGCACGCACTGGCGGCATGAGCGTTGGGTGGTCGGCGGCCATTCCTGGGGTGCGGCGCTCGCGCTGTTCTACGCTCTCGCGCACCCTGACCGCACGCTCGGCGTCATCTACCTGGCGGGGACGGCCATCCGCTGGGGATGGAAGGACGGCGTGCAACGCGAGCGGCTGAGTCGCCTCACCGCGGCTGAACGCCAGGAGTTGACGGCGCTCGGCGCACGCCTGGAAAGCAACGGGGACGAACGCGACCGGGCACGGTTCCTGCGTCTGATGTGGTCCACGGACTTCGCCAGCCGTGCGGCGGCGACCGTCCTGGACAGCGAGCCGCTGTACGGCTATCCGCGTGCCGAGGCGGTGGCGCGCGCGGTGCAGAGCGACTGGAAGGCTCGACTCGATGCTGGCATCGACGACGACCTGCGGCGACTCACGGTGCCGGTGCTCGTCGTTCACGGCAGGCGCGACCCCGATCCCACGGGGGCGCGCGAGGTTGCGGACCTGGCGCCGCGTGGCCGGTGGGTGCCGCTGGACAACGCCGGGCACTCTCCGTGGCTCGAGCGGCCGGCGGAGATGCGTCAGGTGCTACGCGCCTTTCTGGGCTCGCTGAGCTGA
- a CDS encoding nucleotidyltransferase domain-containing protein, translated as MDQQAEGQLRVIRRILSLLQEVGIPAWLFGGWGLDARIGRITREHGDVEFWVERRHAERSKVALTKAGAVALATRPPAESCEFTWGDVPFSTAYFDRWPDGSCSQPLGRWSDWLFPPGSFAEERAMLDGTAMLVMSADGMLAMKEQFPHLRHGRPWRQKDVADIETLRLLVAQERAAQRIQAATRETP; from the coding sequence GTGGATCAGCAGGCCGAAGGGCAACTGCGCGTCATTCGCAGGATCCTGTCGCTGCTCCAGGAAGTCGGCATCCCGGCCTGGCTGTTCGGAGGCTGGGGACTGGACGCGAGGATCGGGCGGATCACTCGCGAGCACGGTGACGTCGAGTTCTGGGTGGAGCGCCGCCACGCCGAGCGATCGAAGGTGGCGCTCACGAAGGCCGGGGCCGTGGCGCTGGCGACCCGGCCGCCGGCGGAATCCTGCGAGTTCACCTGGGGCGATGTTCCGTTCAGCACCGCGTACTTCGACAGGTGGCCAGACGGGTCATGCAGCCAGCCCCTGGGCCGATGGTCTGACTGGCTGTTCCCGCCGGGGTCCTTCGCCGAAGAGCGGGCGATGCTCGACGGCACGGCGATGTTGGTCATGAGTGCCGATGGCATGCTCGCGATGAAGGAGCAGTTCCCGCACCTGCGTCATGGCCGGCCATGGCGGCAGAAGGACGTCGCCGACATCGAGACACTCCGCCTGCTGGTCGCCCAGGAGAGGGCGGCCCAGCGGATACAGGCCGCGACGCGGGAGACGCCGTAG
- a CDS encoding class I SAM-dependent methyltransferase: MMYEDPRAYLLGLEGIALLRAFTGESDRDFVAARIAEIRRVLADEALAHAAVEVDRVDTVTGYRLWSATYDGPNGAFDVDEPVVREIVDPLPVGVALDAACGTGRYAEFLAGRGHRVIGVDRSPDMLARARTRVPQGQFLLGDLHRLPVADAEFDLVVCALALTHIGTLGPVLAEFARVLRPGGHLVISDMHPETVALGSIPSVRGADGRPGHLSAHRHLIGDYLRAALAVGLRVRRCEEPSAPADEPSGPADQQGTFAEVGPWERWPWCLDDMVPEAARAARAGVPALVIWHFQSAES, encoded by the coding sequence GTGATGTACGAGGACCCGCGTGCGTACCTGCTTGGGCTTGAGGGCATTGCGTTGTTGCGCGCGTTCACCGGCGAGTCTGACCGTGACTTCGTAGCGGCCCGGATCGCGGAGATACGCAGAGTGCTCGCCGACGAGGCGTTGGCACACGCGGCGGTGGAAGTCGACCGGGTGGACACGGTTACGGGCTATCGGCTGTGGTCAGCGACGTATGACGGGCCCAACGGGGCGTTCGACGTCGACGAACCCGTGGTCAGGGAGATCGTGGACCCGCTGCCCGTCGGTGTTGCTCTGGACGCCGCGTGCGGGACCGGTCGCTACGCCGAGTTTCTCGCCGGGCGTGGCCATCGGGTCATCGGCGTGGACCGCTCGCCCGACATGCTCGCCCGCGCACGTACTCGGGTGCCGCAGGGCCAGTTCCTGCTCGGTGATCTGCACCGGCTCCCCGTGGCCGACGCCGAGTTCGACCTGGTCGTGTGCGCCCTGGCGCTGACCCACATCGGCACGCTCGGGCCGGTCCTGGCGGAGTTCGCCCGGGTCCTGCGTCCAGGCGGTCACCTGGTGATCTCCGACATGCACCCCGAGACGGTGGCGCTGGGCTCGATTCCCTCCGTCCGCGGTGCGGATGGCCGACCTGGACATCTGAGTGCCCACCGCCACCTGATCGGGGACTATCTGCGAGCCGCGCTGGCGGTGGGACTGCGCGTGCGTCGCTGCGAGGAGCCTTCCGCGCCGGCCGACGAACCGTCGGGGCCGGCCGACCAACAGGGCACGTTCGCGGAGGTGGGACCGTGGGAGCGGTGGCCGTGGTGCCTGGACGACATGGTGCCCGAAGCAGCGCGAGCCGCCAGGGCCGGTGTGCCGGCGCTGGTCATCTGGCATTTCCAGTCGGCTGAATCGTGA
- a CDS encoding globin domain-containing protein, with translation MLSERSAAVVGATAGVVAEHAVEITAAFYPRVFDAHPELLNLFNQGNQATGEQRQALAAAIVAYAGHLLAGPGSSSFAPVLRRIAHKHVSLGVRPEQYTIVGQHLLAAVGEVLGDAVTREVHDAWDEVYWLFATALIAEEGRISQRVGADPDRVWRPWRVTARTVATAEVISFDLVPAGPEPLPTFLAGQYVSVAVDLPGGGRQARQYSLSRAPGAGSLRITVRRVPGPAGAPAGAVSSHLHDQVKVGDILDVSPPTGDVTLATGADPLVLISAGIGVTPMIAMLGHTARLQPERPVVAVHADRSPDHHALRSEMLEMGALLRDFRLHTWYESGVGRPAGIGTATGTGATAGAGGSRGESRHSGTVDLDAVPLPDGARAYLCGPLPFLRDARAGLLRRGVPAQRIRYEVFGPDLWAGSPT, from the coding sequence ATGCTGTCCGAACGTTCCGCCGCCGTCGTCGGAGCGACCGCGGGCGTGGTCGCCGAACATGCCGTCGAGATCACCGCCGCGTTCTACCCGCGCGTGTTCGACGCCCATCCCGAGCTGCTGAACCTGTTCAACCAGGGCAACCAGGCCACCGGTGAGCAGCGGCAGGCGCTGGCCGCGGCCATCGTCGCCTACGCCGGCCATCTTCTCGCCGGCCCGGGCTCGTCGTCGTTCGCCCCGGTGCTGCGCCGCATCGCGCACAAGCACGTGTCACTGGGGGTTCGGCCCGAGCAGTACACGATCGTCGGACAGCATCTGCTCGCCGCGGTCGGCGAGGTGCTCGGCGACGCGGTGACCCGCGAGGTGCACGACGCGTGGGACGAGGTCTACTGGCTGTTCGCCACCGCACTCATCGCCGAGGAGGGTCGGATCTCCCAGCGCGTCGGCGCGGACCCGGATCGCGTCTGGCGGCCCTGGCGGGTGACCGCGCGCACGGTGGCGACGGCCGAGGTGATCTCCTTCGACCTCGTGCCGGCCGGCCCCGAACCACTGCCGACGTTCCTCGCCGGACAGTACGTCTCCGTCGCGGTGGACCTGCCCGGCGGCGGCCGGCAGGCCCGGCAGTACAGCCTGTCCCGGGCGCCCGGTGCCGGCAGCCTGCGGATCACCGTGCGCCGGGTGCCGGGCCCCGCCGGCGCGCCCGCGGGCGCCGTCTCCTCCCACCTGCATGACCAGGTCAAGGTCGGCGACATCCTGGACGTGAGCCCGCCGACCGGCGACGTCACGCTCGCCACCGGCGCCGACCCGCTCGTGCTGATCAGCGCGGGCATCGGCGTCACCCCGATGATCGCGATGCTCGGCCACACGGCCCGCCTGCAGCCGGAACGCCCGGTCGTGGCCGTGCATGCCGACCGCTCCCCCGACCACCACGCGCTGCGCTCCGAGATGCTCGAGATGGGTGCCCTGCTGCGGGACTTCCGGCTGCACACCTGGTACGAGTCCGGTGTCGGCAGGCCGGCGGGCATCGGCACCGCGACGGGCACGGGCGCGACGGCGGGCGCCGGCGGGTCACGGGGCGAGTCCCGCCACAGCGGCACGGTCGACCTCGACGCGGTCCCCCTGCCCGACGGTGCCCGCGCCTACCTGTGTGGACCGCTGCCGTTCCTGCGCGACGCCCGCGCCGGCCTGCTCCGCCGCGGCGTACCGGCGCAGCGGATCCGCTACGAGGTCTTCGGCCCCGACCTGTGGGCCGGCTCCCCGACCTGA